A window of Brachybacterium fresconis contains these coding sequences:
- a CDS encoding bifunctional riboflavin kinase/FAD synthetase — protein sequence MTRTPIWHSVQDVPADFGATAVSIGNYDGIHRGHRFVLDQLLRHAEARSLTPVALTFWPHPRHVMRGVAEPPLITGHADRDRLLLLAGVGGVLDLEYTLEFAQHSPEDFVRTFLVEGLHARCVVLGEDALFGRGNAGDIDTMRELGRRYGFEVVTVADLGPEGEGTGRISSSRIRDSLLAGDVETAAEGLGRPHTVTDIVHHGHRRGRELGFPTANLGPTPDGLIPADGVYAGLLTVVDQAPAHSGTSPLTGAPATISIGTNPTFETGGAPRRTVEAYVHDDHDLDLYGDRVRLEFVAFQRPTLTFDSIDALVEEMQRDVEVTRRTLEAVHSRPAMTD from the coding sequence GTGACCCGCACCCCCATCTGGCACTCCGTGCAGGACGTGCCCGCCGACTTCGGGGCGACGGCCGTCTCCATCGGCAACTACGACGGGATCCACCGCGGCCACCGCTTCGTCCTCGACCAGCTGCTGCGGCATGCCGAGGCGCGCTCGCTCACCCCGGTCGCCCTCACCTTCTGGCCCCATCCGCGTCATGTCATGCGCGGCGTCGCCGAGCCCCCGCTGATCACCGGGCACGCCGACCGCGACCGCCTCCTGCTGCTGGCCGGGGTCGGGGGAGTGCTCGATCTGGAGTACACCCTCGAGTTCGCCCAGCACTCCCCGGAGGACTTCGTGCGGACCTTCCTCGTCGAGGGCCTGCACGCCCGGTGCGTGGTCCTCGGGGAGGATGCGCTGTTCGGGCGGGGGAACGCGGGGGACATCGACACCATGCGCGAGCTCGGGCGGCGATACGGCTTCGAGGTCGTCACCGTCGCGGACCTCGGACCGGAGGGGGAGGGCACCGGACGCATCTCCTCCTCGCGGATCCGCGACAGCCTGCTCGCCGGTGACGTCGAGACCGCGGCGGAAGGTCTGGGGCGTCCGCACACCGTCACCGACATCGTCCACCACGGCCATCGGCGAGGTCGCGAGCTCGGCTTCCCGACCGCGAACCTGGGGCCGACGCCCGACGGGCTGATCCCCGCCGATGGCGTCTACGCCGGCCTGCTCACCGTCGTCGACCAGGCCCCAGCGCACAGCGGCACCTCGCCTCTGACCGGGGCGCCCGCGACCATCTCGATCGGGACGAACCCGACCTTCGAGACGGGCGGCGCTCCGCGACGGACCGTCGAGGCCTACGTCCACGATGATCACGACCTCGACCTCTACGGGGACCGGGTCCGGCTCGAGTTCGTGGCCTTCCAGCGCCCCACCCTCACCTTCGACTCGATCGATGCCCTGGTCGAGGAGATGCAACGTGATGTCGAGGTGACGCGCCGCACTCTCGAGGCGGTGCACTCCCGCCCGGCCATGACCGACTGA
- a CDS encoding HAD-IA family hydrolase, protein MTASQDTSDAPRPAAALPLRARALLLDMDGTLIDSGPAVERAWNTLLREHGTDLEFGHAQHGRPARQVLAELLPELDAEQLDAAHARIEQLEIADVDSIVTLPGTERILRELDAAAQQLGRDTWAIVTSCTAPLFAARWGRTGLADPAQLVTADQVERGKPDPAPYLLGAERLGVPPEATIVLEDSVGGLVSGTEAGARTVAVTSTTPASELAPLADALVTSLDDLEVRVDGEDLVLARRGS, encoded by the coding sequence ATGACGGCCTCCCAGGACACCTCCGACGCGCCCCGGCCCGCCGCTGCGCTCCCGCTGCGCGCCCGGGCGCTCCTGCTGGACATGGACGGCACCCTGATCGACTCCGGGCCGGCCGTGGAGCGGGCCTGGAACACCCTGCTGCGCGAGCACGGCACCGACCTCGAGTTCGGGCACGCCCAGCACGGCCGACCGGCCCGCCAGGTGCTCGCCGAGCTGCTGCCCGAGCTCGACGCCGAGCAGCTCGACGCGGCGCATGCGCGCATCGAGCAGCTCGAGATCGCCGACGTGGACTCCATCGTGACGCTGCCGGGCACCGAGCGCATCCTGCGTGAGCTCGACGCGGCCGCCCAGCAGCTGGGACGCGACACCTGGGCGATCGTCACCTCCTGCACCGCGCCGCTGTTCGCCGCCCGCTGGGGCCGGACGGGACTGGCGGACCCCGCACAGCTGGTCACCGCGGACCAGGTCGAGCGCGGCAAGCCGGATCCGGCGCCGTACCTGCTCGGCGCCGAGCGCCTGGGCGTCCCGCCGGAGGCGACCATCGTCCTGGAGGACTCCGTCGGCGGCCTGGTCTCGGGCACCGAGGCGGGGGCCCGCACCGTCGCCGTGACGAGCACCACGCCGGCCTCGGAGCTGGCCCCGCTGGCGGACGCCCTGGTCACCTCGCTCGATGACCTGGAGGTCCGCGTCGACGGCGAGGATCTCGTGCTGGCCCGTCGCGGTAGCTGA
- the dapB gene encoding 4-hydroxy-tetrahydrodipicolinate reductase has translation MTPTDTIPLRVAVLGAGGRMGSEACRAVEEAADLELVARISREDPLEKVAEAGAQVAVDLTVPAVTAENVSWLVDRGIHAVVGTTGWTEQSLAPLRTQLEGAAGVGVLIAPNFALGAVLAMRFAEVAARYYESAEVIEMHHPNKLDAPSGTARHTAAAIGRGRAAAGLGPVPDATEKDPDGARGAVVDGIHVHAVRQRGLVAHEVVQFGGPGEQFQLRHDSFDRASFMPGVLLGVREVAAHPGLTVGLDGYMDLG, from the coding sequence ATGACCCCCACCGACACCATCCCGCTGCGCGTCGCCGTCCTCGGCGCCGGAGGCCGCATGGGGTCCGAGGCGTGCCGCGCCGTCGAGGAGGCCGCGGACCTCGAGCTGGTGGCCCGGATCAGCCGCGAGGACCCCCTCGAGAAGGTCGCGGAGGCCGGGGCGCAGGTCGCCGTCGATCTCACCGTCCCGGCCGTCACGGCCGAGAACGTCAGCTGGCTGGTCGACCGCGGCATCCACGCCGTCGTCGGCACCACCGGCTGGACCGAGCAGTCCCTCGCGCCGCTGCGCACCCAGCTCGAGGGGGCCGCCGGGGTGGGGGTGCTGATCGCCCCGAACTTCGCCCTCGGCGCCGTGCTCGCCATGCGCTTCGCCGAGGTCGCCGCCCGGTACTACGAGAGCGCGGAGGTGATCGAGATGCACCATCCGAACAAGCTCGACGCACCCTCCGGCACCGCCCGCCATACGGCGGCCGCCATCGGCCGCGGCCGTGCCGCCGCCGGCCTGGGCCCCGTCCCGGACGCCACCGAGAAGGATCCGGATGGCGCCCGCGGCGCGGTCGTCGACGGGATCCACGTCCACGCGGTGCGTCAGCGCGGCCTGGTCGCCCACGAGGTGGTCCAGTTCGGGGGCCCCGGGGAGCAGTTCCAGCTGCGCCACGACTCCTTCGACCGCGCGAGCTTCATGCCCGGGGTGCTGCTGGGCGTGCGCGAGGTCGCCGCGCACCCCGGGCTCACCGTGGGCCTGGACGGCTACATGGACCTCGGCTGA
- a CDS encoding polyribonucleotide nucleotidyltransferase yields MEGPDVTTTTAVIDNGSFGRREVRFETGRLAQQAAGAVAVYLDDDTMILSATAVSNRPKDQFDFFPLTIDVEERMYAAGRIPGAFFRREGRPSTDAILAARLTDRPLRPAFVKGLRNEVQVVLTVMANGPDDAYDVVGINGASASTQISGLPFSGPIGAVRIALLPTAQGGQWVAFPTFSQLEDAVFSMVVAGRIVGEGDQSDVAIMMVEAEATDNSWNLVKEQGAIAPTEEIVAEGLEAAKVFVRSLCVAQQELAATAAKPVREFPLFLDHQDDAYEIVAAAATDRLAEVMSIAAKTEREERTDQLLAEVTEELAGEGRQLEGREKEVGGAFRALSKQVVRQRVLTDGVRIDGRGLRDIRALSAEVEVLPRVHGSALFQRGETQIMGVTTLNMLKMEQHLDSLSPVRHKRYLHHYNFPPYSTGETGRVGSPKRREIGHGMLAERALVPVLPSREEFPYAIRQVSEALGSNGSTSMGSVCASTLALMNAGVPLRAPVAGIAMGLISDTIENTAGESEVRYAALTDILGAEDAFGDMDFKVAGTSEFITAIQLDTKLDGIPASVLGSALSQAKEARLAILGVMHEAIDAPDEMSPHAPRVLAVTVPVDKIGAVIGPKGQMINQIQDDTGADITIEDDGTVYIGATDGPSAEAARSAVNAIANPMVPEVGERYLGTVVRVVDFGAFVSLTPGKDGLLHVTQLRKLNGGKRVENVEDVAQVGQKLEVEIREIDARGKISLAVSEDDEKPAEGDSSEAE; encoded by the coding sequence ATGGAAGGCCCTGACGTCACCACCACCACCGCGGTCATCGACAACGGCTCGTTCGGCCGCCGCGAGGTCCGCTTCGAGACAGGGCGCCTCGCCCAGCAGGCCGCCGGCGCCGTCGCCGTCTACCTCGACGACGACACCATGATCCTGTCGGCCACCGCCGTCTCGAACCGTCCCAAGGACCAGTTCGACTTCTTCCCGCTCACGATCGACGTCGAGGAGCGGATGTACGCCGCCGGGCGCATCCCCGGAGCATTCTTCCGTCGCGAGGGCCGCCCCAGCACCGACGCGATCCTCGCGGCCCGTCTCACCGACCGCCCGCTGCGCCCCGCCTTCGTCAAGGGCCTGCGCAACGAGGTCCAGGTCGTGCTGACGGTCATGGCCAACGGCCCGGACGACGCCTACGACGTCGTCGGCATCAACGGCGCCTCCGCCTCCACCCAGATCTCCGGCCTGCCCTTCTCGGGCCCGATCGGCGCCGTGCGCATCGCGCTGCTGCCGACCGCCCAGGGCGGCCAGTGGGTCGCGTTCCCGACCTTCTCGCAGCTCGAGGACGCCGTGTTCTCCATGGTCGTCGCCGGCCGCATCGTCGGCGAGGGCGACCAGTCCGACGTCGCGATCATGATGGTCGAGGCCGAGGCCACCGACAACTCGTGGAACCTCGTCAAGGAGCAGGGCGCGATCGCCCCCACCGAGGAGATCGTCGCCGAGGGCCTCGAGGCCGCGAAGGTCTTCGTCCGCAGCCTGTGCGTGGCCCAGCAGGAGCTGGCCGCGACCGCCGCGAAGCCGGTCCGTGAGTTCCCGCTGTTCCTGGACCACCAGGACGACGCCTACGAGATCGTCGCCGCGGCCGCCACCGATCGGCTCGCGGAGGTCATGTCGATCGCCGCCAAGACCGAGCGCGAGGAGCGCACCGACCAGCTGCTGGCCGAGGTCACCGAGGAGCTCGCCGGCGAGGGTCGGCAGCTCGAGGGCCGCGAGAAGGAGGTCGGCGGGGCGTTCCGTGCCCTGTCCAAGCAGGTCGTGCGCCAGAGGGTGCTCACCGATGGCGTGCGCATCGACGGTCGCGGTCTGCGGGACATCCGTGCGCTCTCCGCCGAGGTCGAGGTGCTCCCGCGGGTGCACGGCTCGGCCCTGTTCCAGCGCGGTGAGACCCAGATCATGGGTGTGACCACGCTGAACATGCTCAAGATGGAACAGCATCTGGATTCGCTGTCGCCGGTGCGGCACAAGCGCTACCTCCACCACTACAACTTCCCGCCCTACTCCACCGGTGAGACCGGACGCGTCGGCTCCCCGAAGCGTCGCGAGATCGGCCACGGCATGCTCGCCGAGCGCGCCCTGGTGCCGGTGCTGCCCAGCCGCGAGGAGTTCCCCTACGCGATCCGTCAGGTCTCCGAGGCCCTCGGGTCCAACGGCTCGACCTCGATGGGCTCCGTGTGCGCCTCGACCCTGGCGCTGATGAACGCCGGTGTGCCGCTGCGCGCCCCGGTCGCCGGCATCGCCATGGGCCTGATCTCGGACACCATCGAGAACACTGCGGGGGAGTCCGAGGTTCGTTACGCGGCGCTGACCGACATCCTCGGCGCCGAGGACGCCTTCGGCGACATGGACTTCAAGGTGGCCGGAACCAGCGAGTTCATCACGGCGATCCAGCTGGACACCAAGCTCGACGGCATCCCCGCCTCCGTGCTGGGCAGCGCCCTCTCGCAGGCCAAGGAGGCGCGTCTGGCGATCCTCGGCGTGATGCACGAGGCGATCGACGCGCCCGACGAGATGAGCCCGCACGCTCCCCGCGTGCTCGCGGTCACCGTCCCGGTCGACAAGATCGGTGCGGTCATCGGCCCGAAGGGCCAGATGATCAACCAGATCCAGGACGACACGGGCGCCGACATCACCATCGAGGACGACGGCACCGTCTACATCGGCGCGACCGACGGCCCCTCGGCCGAGGCCGCCCGCTCCGCGGTCAACGCCATCGCCAACCCGATGGTCCCCGAGGTCGGCGAGCGCTACCTCGGCACCGTGGTGCGCGTGGTCGACTTCGGCGCCTTCGTGTCGCTCACCCCCGGCAAGGACGGCCTGCTCCACGTCACCCAGCTGCGCAAGCTGAACGGCGGCAAGCGGGTCGAGAACGTCGAGGACGTCGCCCAGGTCGGTCAGAAGCTCGAGGTCGAGATCCGCGAGATCGACGCCCGCGGCAAGATCTCCCTGGCCGTGAGCGAGGACGACGAGAAGCCCGCCGAGGGGGACTCCTCCGAGGCGGAGTGA
- a CDS encoding AzlC family ABC transporter permease: MTTASQPVGPRPREGTDRLRAVRRTGISIGLATGLYGISYGALATASGLDVWQAMVLSAVMFTGGSQFAFVGVLGGGGSALGAALAALLLGVRNTLYGLVLAPSLPRRGWKAWARAQLTIDESAALAATGADEESRRAGFWSAGVWVYVFWNLFSLLGALMGRHIADPAAWGLDAAAAAAFLALLWPRLRSRDAVAIAVAAAFVALVTTPALPAGLPVLAAALVAVGAGLLPGRRGAAGGEEDAESADDRPHRTREEEIS; encoded by the coding sequence ATGACCACCGCTTCCCAGCCCGTCGGGCCGAGGCCCCGCGAGGGGACGGACCGGTTGCGCGCCGTGCGCCGCACGGGAATCTCCATCGGGCTCGCGACCGGCCTGTACGGCATCTCCTACGGGGCCCTCGCCACCGCGTCGGGGCTCGACGTCTGGCAGGCGATGGTGCTCTCGGCGGTGATGTTCACCGGCGGCAGCCAGTTCGCCTTCGTCGGGGTGCTCGGCGGGGGCGGATCCGCGCTCGGTGCGGCGCTGGCCGCGCTCCTGCTGGGGGTGCGCAACACCCTGTACGGGCTGGTCCTCGCGCCGTCCCTCCCTCGTCGCGGCTGGAAGGCGTGGGCGCGTGCCCAGCTGACGATCGACGAGTCCGCCGCGCTCGCGGCGACCGGCGCGGACGAGGAGTCGCGGCGGGCGGGATTCTGGTCCGCGGGGGTGTGGGTCTACGTCTTCTGGAACCTGTTCTCGCTGCTCGGCGCCCTCATGGGCCGGCACATCGCCGATCCGGCCGCGTGGGGGCTCGACGCCGCCGCGGCCGCGGCCTTCCTCGCCCTGCTGTGGCCGCGCCTGCGGTCCCGGGACGCGGTCGCGATCGCGGTGGCGGCGGCCTTCGTGGCCCTGGTGACCACTCCGGCGCTGCCGGCCGGTCTGCCGGTGCTGGCGGCGGCTCTGGTGGCGGTCGGCGCCGGTCTGCTCCCCGGGCGCCGGGGTGCGGCGGGGGGCGAGGAGGATGCCGAGAGCGCGGACGACCGCCCGCACCGCACCCGGGAGGAGGAGATCTCATGA
- a CDS encoding L,D-transpeptidase family protein, with the protein MTNVTEQAATGGPSRPSGRHGRRRALIILGAVIAVLAVVLTTGALAYAKQYEGKALPGTTVLGQDVAGKTPEQIAALVAEQGKSVTVTVTAGDQEHEVSLADLGVTVDAEATAQAAVDTEGSFSEIVSSTWSGENSVDPVVSVDEAAVADFASGLIPEDKTEPVDAKVSFDEDAQSWKAVPGTNGQGVDPQVLVDSVTQKAPALEDFSVEQPIEEIAPAITTAEAEKTVGAVSSLLEQPMSIEGADGATHDVSPERRSGWLSVAPDDSGKALTVSVDEDAVREWVAAQADQDSVEVKDGIEQVDEDGEVVKVVAEKQDGLKITNSDAVADELIAALNGTTPLEAAFETKTVEAEVEEVDAPSTDDEKKDEKDSDKKDSEEKATDEKGTDEEESEEAAEPTGEKWIDVDLTNKTVTAYVGDTPVWGPRSMVDGKEGNETPTGSYEIYLRYDQQDMTNAAYYPEGHPKYYLTEDVPWVQYFHRGYGFHGAPWRSSFGYSGSHGCINLPVSDAKWLYDWASMGTRVEVHT; encoded by the coding sequence ATGACGAACGTGACCGAGCAGGCCGCGACGGGCGGCCCGTCCCGACCCTCCGGCCGCCACGGCCGTCGACGTGCGCTGATCATCTTGGGCGCCGTCATCGCCGTCCTCGCCGTCGTCCTCACGACCGGCGCGCTCGCCTATGCCAAGCAGTACGAGGGCAAAGCTCTGCCCGGCACCACGGTGCTCGGCCAGGACGTCGCCGGCAAGACTCCGGAGCAGATCGCCGCGCTCGTCGCCGAGCAGGGGAAGTCCGTGACCGTCACGGTCACCGCCGGCGACCAGGAGCACGAGGTCTCGCTCGCCGATCTCGGGGTCACCGTGGATGCCGAGGCCACCGCCCAGGCGGCCGTCGACACCGAGGGGTCCTTCTCGGAGATCGTCTCCTCCACCTGGTCCGGCGAGAATTCGGTCGATCCCGTGGTCAGCGTCGATGAGGCCGCGGTCGCGGACTTCGCCTCCGGGCTCATCCCCGAGGACAAGACCGAGCCGGTCGACGCGAAGGTCTCCTTCGACGAGGACGCCCAGAGCTGGAAGGCGGTCCCCGGCACCAACGGTCAGGGCGTGGACCCGCAGGTCCTGGTGGACTCCGTGACGCAGAAGGCGCCCGCACTGGAGGACTTCAGCGTCGAGCAGCCGATCGAGGAGATCGCCCCGGCGATCACTACCGCGGAGGCCGAGAAGACGGTCGGCGCCGTCTCCTCCCTGCTCGAGCAGCCGATGTCGATCGAAGGGGCCGACGGCGCGACCCACGACGTCTCGCCGGAGCGCCGCAGCGGCTGGCTGTCGGTCGCCCCCGACGACTCCGGCAAGGCCCTGACCGTCTCCGTCGACGAGGATGCGGTGCGCGAGTGGGTCGCCGCTCAGGCCGACCAGGACTCCGTCGAGGTCAAGGACGGCATCGAGCAGGTCGATGAGGACGGCGAGGTCGTCAAGGTCGTCGCCGAGAAGCAGGACGGCCTGAAGATCACCAACTCCGATGCGGTCGCCGACGAGCTGATCGCGGCGCTGAACGGCACCACGCCCCTCGAGGCGGCCTTCGAGACCAAGACGGTCGAGGCCGAGGTCGAGGAGGTCGACGCGCCGTCCACGGACGACGAGAAGAAGGACGAGAAGGACTCCGACAAGAAGGACTCCGAGGAGAAGGCCACGGACGAGAAGGGCACCGACGAGGAGGAGTCCGAGGAGGCCGCGGAGCCCACCGGCGAGAAGTGGATCGACGTCGACCTGACCAACAAGACCGTCACCGCCTACGTCGGCGACACCCCGGTGTGGGGACCCCGCTCGATGGTCGACGGCAAGGAGGGCAATGAGACGCCCACCGGCTCCTACGAGATCTACCTGCGCTACGACCAGCAGGACATGACCAACGCCGCCTACTACCCCGAGGGGCATCCGAAGTACTACCTCACCGAGGACGTGCCCTGGGTGCAGTACTTCCACCGCGGCTACGGCTTCCACGGCGCGCCGTGGCGCTCCTCCTTCGGGTACTCGGGCTCGCACGGCTGCATCAACCTGCCGGTCTCCGATGCCAAGTGGCTGTACGACTGGGCGTCGATGGGCACCCGCGTCGAGGTCCACACCTGA
- the rpsO gene encoding 30S ribosomal protein S15: MAFDTATKQEIIKEYATAEGDTGSPEVQAALLTHRIKYLTEHLKTHKHDHHTRRGLMLMVGQRKRLLKYLQASDITRYRALIQRLGIRR; this comes from the coding sequence ATGGCCTTCGACACCGCCACCAAGCAGGAGATCATCAAGGAATACGCGACCGCCGAGGGCGACACCGGCTCGCCCGAGGTCCAGGCCGCGCTCCTGACCCACCGCATCAAGTACCTGACCGAGCACCTGAAGACCCACAAGCACGACCACCACACGCGTCGTGGTCTGATGCTCATGGTCGGTCAGCGCAAGCGCCTGCTGAAGTACCTGCAGGCTTCCGACATCACGCGGTACCGTGCGCTGATCCAGCGCCTCGGCATCCGCCGCTGA
- a CDS encoding M16 family metallopeptidase, with protein sequence MPSLLAYDDPASDVMLDAATGVRRSILPGGVRLLTQTDHSVRSASIGLWLPVGSRDERPEHAGSTHALEHLLFKGTERRTAMDIATAFDEVGGDSNAVTAKEHTLYFGRVRSSDVPRAIDVLTDMITASRLTPEALETEREVILEELAMAEDDPTDVGYETYLADVLGANTAVGRPVGGTAESVTALDIEDVRAHYREHYRPENLVVTAVGDIDHDELAELLSTGLRRGGWELEAGELPRRRPHLTDLAGSGPALTTDVAAISPHRLVRPTEQNHIFLGGPGISAVSEDRHTLSVLMSVLGGGMSSRLFQNIREQRGLAYSVYSFTAGYRDVGLFGLYAACRPGRTEQVVELLAAELTQMGADGIGEDELTRAKGQITGTFALGLEDTSSRMGRLGTIELVHGRYTSVDETLAKISRVDVAAVRDLAARLGESFSTRVEIGPDA encoded by the coding sequence ATGCCTTCTCTCCTCGCCTACGACGATCCCGCCTCCGACGTGATGCTCGATGCCGCCACCGGCGTGCGGCGCAGCATCCTGCCCGGTGGGGTCCGGCTGCTGACCCAGACCGATCACAGCGTGCGCAGCGCGTCCATCGGACTGTGGCTGCCGGTGGGCTCGCGGGACGAGCGCCCGGAGCACGCCGGATCCACGCACGCCCTCGAGCACCTGCTGTTCAAGGGCACCGAGCGTCGCACCGCGATGGACATCGCCACCGCCTTCGACGAGGTCGGCGGGGACTCCAACGCCGTCACCGCCAAGGAGCACACCCTCTACTTCGGTCGCGTCCGCTCCTCCGATGTGCCCCGGGCCATCGACGTGCTCACGGACATGATCACCGCGAGCCGCCTCACCCCGGAGGCTCTTGAGACCGAGCGCGAGGTCATCCTCGAAGAGCTCGCGATGGCCGAGGACGACCCCACCGACGTCGGCTACGAGACCTACCTCGCCGACGTGCTCGGCGCGAACACCGCCGTCGGGCGGCCCGTCGGCGGCACCGCCGAGAGCGTCACCGCTCTGGACATCGAGGACGTGCGCGCCCACTACCGCGAGCACTACCGTCCCGAGAACCTGGTGGTCACCGCCGTCGGCGACATCGACCACGACGAGCTCGCCGAGCTGCTGAGCACCGGGCTGCGCCGAGGTGGCTGGGAGCTGGAGGCAGGAGAGCTGCCCCGTCGACGGCCGCACCTCACTGATCTCGCCGGGTCCGGCCCCGCGCTGACCACCGACGTCGCCGCGATCTCCCCGCACCGGCTGGTCCGCCCCACCGAGCAGAACCACATCTTCCTCGGCGGGCCGGGCATCAGCGCCGTCAGCGAGGACCGCCACACCCTGTCGGTGCTCATGTCCGTCCTCGGCGGCGGCATGTCCTCCCGCCTGTTCCAGAACATCCGCGAGCAGCGGGGACTGGCCTACTCCGTGTACTCCTTCACGGCCGGCTACCGCGACGTCGGCCTGTTCGGCCTGTACGCCGCCTGCCGGCCCGGCCGCACCGAGCAGGTCGTCGAGCTGCTCGCCGCAGAGCTCACGCAGATGGGCGCGGACGGCATCGGCGAGGACGAGCTGACGCGGGCGAAGGGCCAGATCACCGGGACCTTCGCCCTCGGGCTCGAGGACACCAGCAGCCGCATGGGCCGCCTGGGCACGATCGAGCTGGTCCACGGGCGATACACCAGCGTCGACGAGACCCTGGCGAAGATCTCCCGCGTCGACGTCGCCGCCGTGCGCGATCTGGCCGCCCGCCTCGGAGAGTCCTTCAGCACCCGCGTCGAGATCGGCCCCGACGCCTGA
- a CDS encoding AzlD domain-containing protein encodes MSTLWVAVIAASVLSFAQKWVGYQAPPDVLERPRIARITTMLPIALLGALVATQAATSGPEIVLDARVAALGVAAVLLMLRAPFLVVVIGAAVVAAGLRALGWG; translated from the coding sequence ATGAGCACGCTGTGGGTCGCGGTGATCGCCGCGTCGGTGCTGTCCTTCGCCCAGAAGTGGGTCGGCTACCAGGCGCCGCCCGACGTGCTCGAGCGTCCGCGGATCGCGCGGATCACCACGATGCTGCCGATCGCCCTGCTGGGGGCGCTGGTCGCGACGCAGGCGGCGACCAGCGGGCCCGAGATCGTGCTCGACGCCCGGGTGGCCGCGCTCGGGGTGGCCGCGGTCCTGCTGATGCTGCGCGCCCCGTTCCTGGTGGTCGTGATCGGTGCGGCCGTCGTCGCGGCGGGTCTGCGGGCCCTCGGGTGGGGCTGA